One Oscillospiraceae bacterium genomic region harbors:
- a CDS encoding ATP-dependent Clp protease proteolytic subunit — protein MEPTSKKTKSRPKLNPTESAALQSLEHDLITDSGTVPATKGRHAIHCLTVIGTIEGHTLAPDAQKTTKYEHVIPQLVDIEEDPEIEGLLVILNTVGGDVEAGLALAELIAGVNKPSATLVLGGGHSIGIPLAVSARRSFIVPTATMTVHPVRHSGMVLGVPQTLRYFEQMQERIVGFVASHSKITARRFTALMHNTGELVMDMGTVLDGRQAVEEGLIDELGGLGDALRYLYKEIESGR, from the coding sequence ATGGAACCGACCTCGAAAAAGACCAAGTCACGTCCAAAACTCAACCCAACCGAGAGCGCCGCACTCCAAAGTCTGGAGCATGATCTTATTACCGACAGCGGCACCGTACCTGCCACCAAGGGCCGCCACGCCATCCACTGCCTGACCGTCATCGGTACCATCGAGGGCCACACCCTGGCCCCGGATGCCCAGAAAACCACCAAGTATGAGCACGTCATCCCGCAGCTGGTGGATATTGAGGAGGACCCGGAGATCGAAGGCCTGCTGGTCATTTTAAACACCGTGGGCGGTGATGTGGAAGCTGGCCTCGCCCTGGCCGAGCTTATCGCCGGGGTGAATAAGCCCAGTGCCACACTGGTGCTGGGCGGCGGCCACTCCATCGGTATCCCGTTGGCGGTGTCGGCCCGGCGCAGCTTTATCGTACCCACCGCCACCATGACGGTACACCCTGTGCGCCATTCCGGTATGGTGCTGGGCGTACCCCAGACCCTGCGCTACTTTGAGCAGATGCAGGAGCGCATCGTTGGCTTTGTAGCCAGCCATTCCAAGATCACTGCCCGCCGCTTTACCGCCCTGATGCACAACACCGGCGAGCTTGTGATGGACATGGGCACCGTGCTGGACGGTCGCCAGGCCGTGGAGGAAGGCCTGATCGATGAACTGGGTGGCCTGGGCGACGCACTGCGCTATTTATATAAGGAAATCGAATCCGGCAGGTAA
- a CDS encoding homocysteine S-methyltransferase family protein, with protein sequence MGTQLQQRGLQPGQKPELAALEMPDVLTAIHRDYTAAGADILLANTFGANAKKLAGCGRSVEEVVSASIACARRAGQETSALVALDIGPLGELLAPAGTLAFEDAYEEFAQVIRAGAAAGADLVFLETMTDLYELKAAILAAKENCNLPVFTSMSFESRGRTFTGCTVESYAVTAAGLGADAIGINCSLGPAEILPFAQRLCRSVPAGLPVFVKPNAGLPNPDGSYNLDANGFAEQMREYAATGISMVGGCCGTTPEYIAKLKETFTPLTPAQKIPIRRSCLCTPVRFVDVTGITVVGERINPTGKKRLQQALREGDSSYPCAQAVAQAEAGAEVLDVNAGLPGIDEPATLEQLVRDLQAVTDLPLQLDSSNPDALSHALRIYNGKPIVNSVNGEQSTLDMILPLCKKYGAAVVGLALDEHGIPATADGRFAIAQRIVKAANAVGIPNEDIYIDCLTLTASAQQEGAVQTLEALTRCKKELGVRTVLGVSNISFGLPCRGYLNTTFLTMAMVAGLDLAIMNPNTPEMMAAVRAYRVLTSQDPQSTDYVAAYADVQIQTSQVSKSAPTAADAQINTAGGDALFEAVRRGLKTEARAAADAALTMREPLDVVNTSLIPALDAVGDGFEKGTVFLPQLLQAATAAQAAFEAIKAKIAASGQAQGSKGKIVIATVKGDVHDIGKNIVRVILENYGYDVLDLGRDVPPERVVEAVRQTGAKLVGLSALMTTTVPNMQATIEALHAAKLDCKVMVGGAVLTPSYAKDIGADYYCKDAKASADLAKQLLG encoded by the coding sequence ATGGGCACCCAACTGCAGCAGCGCGGCCTGCAGCCCGGCCAAAAGCCGGAACTGGCAGCGCTGGAAATGCCGGATGTCTTAACAGCCATCCACCGCGATTATACGGCTGCCGGGGCGGACATCCTGCTGGCCAACACCTTTGGTGCCAACGCCAAAAAGCTGGCTGGCTGCGGCCGTAGTGTCGAGGAAGTCGTCTCGGCTTCCATCGCCTGCGCCCGCCGTGCCGGGCAGGAAACCAGCGCACTGGTAGCGCTGGACATCGGCCCCCTGGGCGAACTGCTGGCCCCCGCCGGTACCCTCGCTTTTGAGGATGCCTACGAAGAATTTGCCCAGGTCATCCGCGCTGGTGCTGCTGCCGGAGCCGACCTCGTCTTTCTGGAGACGATGACCGACCTGTACGAGCTGAAAGCCGCCATCCTGGCCGCCAAAGAAAACTGTAACCTGCCGGTGTTCACTTCCATGAGTTTTGAGAGCCGCGGCCGCACTTTTACCGGCTGCACGGTGGAAAGTTACGCCGTTACCGCCGCCGGTCTGGGGGCGGATGCCATCGGCATCAACTGCTCGTTAGGCCCTGCCGAGATTCTGCCCTTTGCCCAGCGCCTTTGCCGCAGTGTTCCTGCCGGGCTGCCGGTTTTCGTCAAGCCCAATGCGGGCCTGCCCAACCCGGACGGCAGCTACAATCTGGACGCCAACGGCTTTGCCGAACAAATGCGTGAATACGCCGCCACCGGCATCTCAATGGTGGGCGGCTGCTGCGGCACCACGCCGGAATACATTGCCAAATTAAAAGAGACCTTCACCCCGCTTACCCCGGCGCAGAAGATTCCCATTCGCCGCAGCTGCCTGTGTACGCCGGTGCGCTTTGTGGACGTGACCGGCATCACTGTGGTAGGTGAGCGCATCAACCCCACCGGCAAAAAGCGGCTGCAGCAGGCCCTGCGGGAAGGGGACAGTTCCTACCCCTGCGCCCAGGCAGTGGCCCAGGCCGAGGCCGGTGCCGAGGTGCTGGACGTCAACGCCGGTCTGCCCGGCATCGATGAGCCTGCCACGCTGGAGCAGCTGGTCCGCGACCTGCAGGCCGTCACCGATCTGCCCCTGCAGTTGGACTCCTCCAACCCGGACGCCCTCTCCCATGCCCTGCGTATCTATAACGGCAAACCCATCGTCAACTCGGTCAACGGCGAGCAGAGCACGCTGGATATGATCCTGCCGCTGTGCAAAAAGTACGGTGCCGCCGTCGTCGGTCTGGCGCTGGACGAGCACGGCATCCCTGCCACAGCTGATGGCCGCTTTGCCATTGCCCAGCGCATCGTCAAGGCCGCCAACGCCGTTGGCATCCCCAACGAGGATATTTACATTGACTGCCTGACCCTTACCGCCAGCGCCCAGCAGGAGGGAGCCGTCCAGACGTTGGAAGCCCTGACCCGCTGCAAAAAGGAGCTGGGCGTGCGCACCGTGCTGGGCGTTTCCAACATCAGCTTTGGCTTGCCCTGCCGCGGCTACCTGAACACCACGTTTTTGACTATGGCCATGGTGGCCGGGCTGGACCTTGCCATCATGAACCCCAACACCCCCGAGATGATGGCCGCCGTCCGTGCCTACCGCGTGCTGACCTCCCAGGACCCGCAGAGCACCGACTACGTGGCTGCCTACGCGGATGTGCAGATCCAAACGAGCCAGGTCAGTAAGTCTGCGCCTACCGCTGCCGATGCACAAATCAATACCGCAGGCGGGGACGCCCTGTTTGAGGCTGTGCGCCGCGGCTTAAAGACAGAGGCCCGTGCCGCCGCCGATGCTGCCCTGACGATGCGCGAGCCACTGGATGTCGTCAACACCTCGCTGATCCCGGCGCTGGACGCTGTAGGCGATGGCTTTGAGAAGGGCACTGTCTTCCTGCCACAGCTGCTGCAGGCCGCCACGGCTGCCCAGGCCGCATTCGAGGCCATCAAGGCCAAGATTGCCGCCTCCGGCCAGGCCCAGGGCAGCAAGGGCAAGATCGTCATTGCCACCGTCAAAGGCGATGTACACGACATCGGCAAAAACATCGTGCGCGTCATCCTCGAAAACTACGGTTACGATGTGCTGGATCTGGGTCGTGATGTGCCGCCGGAGCGCGTGGTGGAAGCCGTGCGCCAGACCGGTGCCAAGCTGGTCGGCCTTTCGGCCCTGATGACCACCACCGTGCCCAACATGCAGGCCACCATCGAGGCCCTGCACGCTGCCAAGCTGGATTGCAAAGTCATGGTAGGCGGCGCGGTGCTGACTCCCAGCTACGCCAAGGACATTGGTGCCGATTACTACTGCAAGGACGCCAAGGCCAGTGCCGACCTTGCCAAGCAGCTTTTGGGCTAA
- a CDS encoding MBL fold metallo-hydrolase, whose translation MDSTMKPEKAARKRRLPWRRILLLPAVLLLAVAAYFIESRSGWSDLYLAAGVSLDAPDADLLAQMSTTVTVLDVGQGDAVLIGQDGAYCLIDTGPSDAKGDLVRDLQLAGISKLDCLVLTHPHADHTGGAREVLRNFAVGQLLVPPWDAQASGETADWPRGLFDLAAEQGTDVITAEDGTVYPLGSGTLTVLQGGESELYDTDDSSAHVNNASLCTLFEAGNFRYLSTGDAESAAEQRLVDRYGKALHATLFKAGHHGSSTSSTEALLQVVQPLAVAISCGLNNDYGHPHARALQRLTDAGAEIYRTDTMGAITFTWQNDTLSAASADTLDAAA comes from the coding sequence ATGGACAGTACGATGAAGCCTGAGAAAGCTGCCCGTAAGCGCCGTCTGCCCTGGCGCAGGATCCTGCTTCTGCCGGCCGTTCTGCTGCTGGCGGTTGCCGCTTATTTTATCGAATCCCGCAGCGGCTGGTCAGATCTATACCTTGCCGCCGGGGTCTCCCTTGATGCACCGGACGCTGACCTGCTGGCCCAGATGTCCACCACCGTTACCGTGTTGGATGTGGGGCAGGGGGACGCCGTTTTGATTGGCCAGGACGGTGCCTACTGTCTGATCGACACCGGGCCGTCCGATGCCAAAGGCGACCTTGTCCGCGATTTGCAGCTGGCTGGTATCTCCAAACTGGATTGTCTGGTTTTAACTCATCCCCACGCCGACCATACCGGCGGTGCGCGGGAAGTGTTACGCAATTTTGCCGTCGGGCAATTACTTGTACCACCCTGGGATGCCCAGGCCAGCGGCGAGACTGCCGATTGGCCGCGCGGATTGTTTGATTTGGCCGCTGAGCAGGGGACCGACGTTATCACCGCCGAGGACGGCACTGTCTACCCGCTGGGCAGCGGCACCCTGACAGTTTTGCAGGGCGGCGAGTCCGAACTGTACGACACCGACGATTCTTCCGCTCATGTCAACAACGCCTCGCTGTGCACGCTGTTTGAAGCGGGTAATTTTCGTTATCTTTCCACCGGTGATGCCGAAAGCGCCGCCGAGCAGCGTCTTGTAGACCGCTACGGCAAAGCCCTGCATGCCACTTTGTTTAAGGCCGGACACCATGGGTCGTCCACCTCCAGCACCGAAGCCCTCTTGCAGGTCGTGCAGCCTCTGGCCGTGGCTATCAGCTGCGGGCTGAACAATGACTACGGCCATCCCCACGCCCGTGCTTTGCAGCGCCTGACCGACGCCGGGGCCGAGATCTACCGCACCGATACCATGGGTGCCATCACTTTCACCTGGCAAAACGATACCCTCAGCGCGGCATCCGCCGACACGCTGGATGCCGCCGCCTAA
- a CDS encoding DNA translocase FtsK, translating into MAQSRSGKSSGNKNRSSSSSKSKSRSSSSRSSTTYRASSGKSGQSSSSRSKAQASRRAQRRAETPNLARSILLAGLGLLCVAMVLVPGQNMWKTLRGGLFGIFGVMTYLVGPFLLYLAYLLASGYRVTLFAGKVALMSVLCAGVPVIFSNVSLNDANPWQIIKMLFARGQTSFWEGGVWGAPVGGTLLALFGRPASNVIMLLVFLLGLMFFFAITPADVVLFVNNQYQKLQQARQDRAEEETAYDTQLFAQEQEEEPIENLTAPVQDNRPHHPAYDVIADTGRIPVQPAQPVQPLVQQAAPVNQPAQPVQPAIPSQPAASAPVIPNYTPAPTYAAYAAAAGYTPASYGTPAAESQPRASFDVDLGPEATASAAKAAIEHDPLEPVNIGPGGTFGMDPLSHLSDTSHYHAATADPQPAVQPAADEFELKLDDPAEAAPEEAAGDELDNLISRAVSGHAPYYGEQDVSSETTLDLPQESEFSVPLTPEPTFDTPLVPVEDDASFGIPVDGEEGAFTGNTPAEEPHSSPAASDAPAIPTIGGSFSVNEAVSNAWNSGRPISDVLNAQPATPVPQAAPVVPASSVAAAVSAQPQQPTGTESSFVVPQRGEAAHLQVSTSVGNSASAPISSPPSAAKADPNTMNLAAMQAEPVEPYCYPSLNLFNATRPDDEAGAAREMKKNADILVNTLDSFGVKTTMLDICRGPSVTRYELQPQAGIKVSRITSLADDIALNLATAGVRIEAPIPGKPAVGIEVPNKIRSTVNIRAVFESQNYINMRSPLTMALGKDIAGAAQVADLCKMPHLLIAGSTGSGKSVCVNSIIISFLFRSSPEDVKLILIDPKVVELAEYNGIPHLLMPVVTEPRKAAGALGASVAEMERRYKLFAENNVREIKAYNKLAAQTGLEHLPYIAIVIDELADLMMVAGKEVEDYICRIAQKARAAGIHLIVATQRPSVDVITGLIKANIPSRIAFAVSSQIDSRTILDASGAEKLLGNGDMLFLPVGASKPVRVQGTFVTDEEIGAVLSFIKSTSSTQYDEEMIAEMERRAVAEKGSKKGSDDDGDTGGALDPMFEQAVECVIDAGQASTSLLQRRCKLGYARAARIMDQMEQEKIIGPYEGAKPRTVLVSKAQWEERKLNGQYDEA; encoded by the coding sequence ATGGCGCAGTCTCGTTCCGGGAAAAGCTCCGGCAACAAAAACCGTTCCTCATCCTCTTCCAAAAGCAAAAGCCGTTCCTCGTCAAGCCGGTCTTCTACAACTTATCGGGCTTCGTCCGGCAAATCGGGCCAGTCCTCTTCGTCCCGCAGCAAAGCGCAGGCATCCCGCCGTGCGCAGCGCCGCGCTGAAACACCCAACCTGGCACGCAGCATCCTGCTGGCCGGGTTAGGTTTGCTGTGTGTTGCCATGGTGCTGGTGCCCGGTCAAAACATGTGGAAGACCCTGCGCGGTGGACTGTTTGGCATTTTCGGCGTTATGACCTATCTGGTCGGGCCGTTTTTGCTGTACCTGGCCTACCTGCTGGCCTCCGGCTACCGCGTCACTCTGTTTGCGGGCAAAGTCGCGCTGATGAGCGTGCTGTGCGCCGGTGTACCTGTCATCTTCTCCAACGTATCGCTGAACGATGCCAACCCTTGGCAGATTATTAAAATGTTGTTCGCCCGCGGGCAGACCAGCTTCTGGGAAGGCGGCGTCTGGGGCGCCCCGGTCGGCGGCACGCTGCTGGCACTGTTTGGTCGCCCGGCATCCAACGTCATCATGCTGCTGGTGTTCCTGCTGGGGCTGATGTTCTTCTTTGCCATCACACCCGCCGATGTGGTGTTGTTTGTCAACAACCAGTACCAGAAGCTGCAGCAGGCCCGCCAGGACCGTGCCGAAGAAGAGACCGCCTACGACACCCAACTGTTTGCCCAGGAGCAGGAGGAAGAACCCATTGAGAACCTGACCGCTCCCGTGCAGGATAATCGTCCGCACCACCCGGCCTACGATGTCATCGCCGACACCGGGCGCATCCCGGTACAGCCCGCCCAACCTGTACAACCGTTGGTGCAGCAGGCCGCGCCTGTAAACCAGCCGGCTCAGCCCGTACAGCCTGCCATTCCTTCGCAGCCTGCCGCCAGTGCTCCGGTCATCCCCAATTACACCCCGGCACCTACTTACGCTGCCTATGCCGCCGCAGCCGGGTACACCCCGGCCAGCTATGGTACGCCTGCTGCCGAGTCGCAGCCCCGTGCTTCCTTTGACGTGGACCTCGGCCCCGAGGCAACCGCTTCTGCCGCCAAAGCCGCCATTGAGCACGATCCGCTGGAGCCTGTCAACATCGGCCCCGGCGGCACCTTCGGCATGGACCCGCTGTCCCATCTTTCTGATACTTCGCACTATCACGCTGCCACGGCCGATCCGCAGCCCGCTGTCCAGCCTGCTGCAGACGAGTTTGAGCTGAAGCTGGATGACCCTGCCGAGGCTGCCCCCGAAGAAGCCGCCGGGGACGAGCTGGACAACCTCATCAGCCGCGCTGTCAGCGGCCACGCGCCCTATTACGGCGAGCAGGATGTCAGCTCCGAGACCACGCTGGATCTGCCGCAGGAATCGGAATTTTCTGTGCCGCTCACTCCAGAGCCGACCTTTGATACCCCGCTGGTGCCGGTAGAAGATGATGCCTCCTTTGGCATCCCCGTAGATGGGGAAGAGGGTGCCTTCACTGGCAACACCCCAGCGGAAGAACCGCATAGCTCTCCCGCCGCCAGCGATGCCCCGGCTATCCCGACCATCGGCGGCAGCTTCTCCGTCAATGAGGCTGTCAGCAACGCCTGGAACAGCGGCCGTCCCATCTCGGATGTTCTGAACGCCCAGCCCGCCACGCCTGTGCCGCAAGCCGCCCCCGTTGTGCCCGCCTCATCTGTTGCTGCTGCGGTCTCTGCGCAGCCCCAGCAGCCCACCGGCACCGAGAGTTCCTTCGTAGTGCCTCAGCGCGGCGAAGCTGCTCATCTGCAGGTCAGCACCAGCGTCGGCAACTCGGCTTCTGCCCCCATCAGCTCACCGCCGTCCGCCGCCAAGGCAGACCCCAACACCATGAACCTGGCTGCCATGCAGGCCGAGCCTGTGGAGCCGTACTGCTATCCGTCCCTGAACCTTTTCAACGCGACCCGCCCCGACGACGAAGCCGGTGCCGCCCGCGAGATGAAGAAGAATGCCGACATCCTGGTCAACACGCTGGACAGCTTCGGCGTCAAGACCACCATGCTGGACATCTGCCGCGGCCCGTCTGTTACCCGGTATGAACTGCAGCCCCAGGCGGGCATTAAGGTCAGCCGCATCACCAGTTTGGCCGATGACATTGCCTTGAACCTGGCCACCGCCGGTGTGCGTATCGAGGCCCCCATCCCCGGCAAACCCGCCGTCGGCATCGAGGTGCCCAATAAAATCCGCTCTACCGTCAACATCCGCGCGGTGTTTGAATCCCAGAATTACATCAACATGCGCAGCCCGCTGACCATGGCCCTGGGTAAGGATATTGCCGGTGCGGCACAGGTCGCCGACCTGTGCAAGATGCCCCATCTGCTGATTGCAGGTTCTACCGGCAGTGGTAAGTCTGTCTGCGTCAACTCCATCATCATCAGCTTTCTGTTCCGTTCCAGTCCCGAGGATGTCAAGCTCATCCTCATCGACCCCAAGGTCGTTGAATTGGCCGAGTACAACGGCATCCCGCATTTGCTGATGCCCGTCGTCACCGAGCCCCGTAAAGCCGCCGGGGCCCTTGGCGCCAGCGTTGCCGAGATGGAGCGCCGTTACAAGCTGTTTGCCGAGAACAATGTCCGCGAGATCAAAGCCTACAACAAGCTGGCCGCCCAGACCGGGCTGGAGCATCTGCCCTACATTGCCATCGTTATCGACGAGTTGGCCGATTTGATGATGGTCGCCGGCAAAGAGGTCGAAGATTACATCTGCCGCATCGCGCAGAAAGCCCGTGCCGCCGGTATCCACCTGATCGTTGCTACTCAGCGTCCCAGCGTGGACGTCATCACCGGCCTGATCAAGGCCAACATCCCCAGCCGTATCGCCTTTGCAGTTTCCAGCCAGATCGACTCCCGCACCATTCTGGATGCGTCGGGTGCCGAAAAGCTGCTGGGCAACGGCGACATGCTGTTCCTGCCGGTCGGTGCTTCCAAGCCCGTGCGTGTGCAGGGCACCTTCGTCACCGACGAGGAGATCGGCGCGGTATTGAGCTTTATCAAGTCCACTTCCTCCACCCAGTATGACGAGGAAATGATTGCCGAGATGGAGCGCCGCGCCGTTGCCGAGAAAGGCAGCAAGAAGGGCAGCGACGATGACGGCGATACTGGCGGTGCGCTCGACCCGATGTTTGAGCAGGCCGTTGAATGTGTCATCGATGCCGGGCAGGCCAGCACCAGCCTGCTGCAGCGCCGCTGCAAGCTAGGCTATGCTCGCGCCGCCCGCATCATGGACCAGATGGAGCAGGAGAAGATCATCGGCCCCTACGAGGGTGCCAAGCCCCGCACCGTACTGGTCAGCAAAGCCCAGTGGGAAGAACGCAAGCTGAATGGACAGTACGATGAAGCCTGA
- a CDS encoding thymidine kinase — translation MAKLYFRYGAMNSGKTTALMQVAYNYKERGMRVLILKPAVDTKGQDSIVSRLGISCKVDKLVTPEMDVVELVKQDSAEHGAPACVLCDESQFFTPEQAEQLFLVTVDLGIPVICYGLRADFMMRGFPGSTRLLELAHTIEELKTICACGRKAICNGRKVNGEYVFEGAQVAIDTVDDVEYQSLCPQCWYREYRAFLKRHKKD, via the coding sequence ATGGCAAAGTTATATTTCCGCTACGGTGCCATGAACAGCGGCAAGACCACCGCCTTGATGCAGGTGGCCTACAACTATAAAGAGCGTGGCATGCGGGTGCTGATCTTGAAACCTGCTGTCGATACCAAGGGCCAGGATTCCATCGTTTCCCGACTGGGCATCAGCTGTAAAGTGGACAAACTTGTCACGCCTGAGATGGATGTGGTGGAGCTTGTCAAGCAGGACTCGGCCGAACATGGTGCCCCCGCCTGTGTACTGTGCGATGAGAGCCAGTTCTTTACGCCGGAACAGGCTGAGCAGCTGTTCCTGGTCACGGTGGATCTTGGCATCCCGGTCATCTGCTACGGCTTGCGTGCTGACTTTATGATGCGCGGCTTCCCTGGCTCTACCCGCCTGCTGGAACTGGCCCATACCATTGAGGAACTGAAAACCATCTGTGCCTGCGGCCGTAAGGCCATCTGCAACGGACGCAAGGTTAACGGCGAGTATGTGTTCGAGGGTGCCCAGGTGGCCATTGACACGGTGGATGATGTGGAGTATCAGAGTTTGTGCCCTCAGTGCTGGTACCGTGAGTATCGCGCGTTTTTAAAGCGCCACAAAAAAGACTAA
- a CDS encoding redox-sensing transcriptional repressor Rex, producing the protein MAIQSKVSLPVIKRLPKYYRYLTTLSADGKEKISSSELAHMMGTTASQVRQDFNCFGGFGQQGIGYKVDVLRAEIGKLLFSDGEKLPTILIGAGRLGSAVSSFISRDTNGYKLIGVFDINPELCGKEMGGATIYPLSELEAFCAEHHPTVAVLCVPRQSAMELSGELVTHGIQGFWNFSHYDLSVEYPGVTVENVHLGDSLMSLGYRLRNKD; encoded by the coding sequence ATGGCAATTCAAAGCAAGGTATCTCTTCCCGTTATCAAGCGTCTTCCCAAGTATTACCGCTACCTGACGACCCTGTCGGCCGACGGCAAGGAGAAAATCTCCTCCAGCGAGCTGGCCCACATGATGGGCACCACTGCCAGCCAGGTGCGCCAGGACTTCAACTGTTTCGGTGGTTTTGGCCAGCAGGGCATCGGTTATAAGGTGGATGTGCTGCGGGCAGAGATCGGCAAACTGCTGTTTAGCGACGGCGAAAAGCTGCCCACCATCCTGATCGGCGCTGGCCGCCTGGGTTCTGCGGTGTCCAGCTTCATCAGCCGCGATACCAACGGATATAAGCTGATCGGCGTGTTCGACATCAACCCCGAACTGTGCGGCAAGGAGATGGGCGGAGCAACCATCTACCCGCTGAGCGAGCTGGAGGCCTTCTGCGCCGAGCATCACCCCACCGTGGCGGTACTTTGCGTCCCACGCCAGAGCGCGATGGAACTTTCCGGTGAGCTGGTGACCCATGGCATCCAGGGCTTCTGGAACTTCAGCCACTATGACCTGTCAGTCGAGTATCCCGGCGTTACGGTGGAAAACGTCCATTTGGGCGACAGCCTGATGAGCCTGGGCTACCGCCTGCGCAATAAAGACTAA
- a CDS encoding methylenetetrahydrofolate reductase, giving the protein MTITEKFQNKRCVFSIECFPPKQTTQMDKMKATLQAMRALNPDFISVTFGAGGSAGGVSTVEVADYIQHEVGVPALAHLICMGNDQTSAARILDELEQAGVRDVLALRGDRTPTRPESPDFKHASDLTAFIKWKKPGFSVHGACYPEAHPEAATLQQDVENLRIKQANGAEHLLTQLFFDNMHFYRFLNLARRAGVTLPVSAGVMPIVKRSQIERTVALSSASLPSEFTRMVSRFQDDPDSLYEAGIEYAVNQLRDLIEGGADGVHLYAMNDANVAAKVYEGIKDLL; this is encoded by the coding sequence ATGACGATCACGGAAAAATTCCAGAACAAGCGCTGCGTCTTTTCCATCGAGTGCTTCCCGCCGAAGCAGACCACCCAGATGGACAAGATGAAAGCCACCCTGCAGGCCATGCGCGCCCTGAACCCGGATTTTATCAGCGTCACCTTTGGCGCAGGTGGTTCCGCCGGCGGCGTTTCCACCGTAGAAGTGGCCGATTATATCCAGCACGAGGTCGGCGTGCCCGCCCTGGCCCACCTGATCTGCATGGGCAATGACCAGACCAGTGCCGCCCGCATCCTGGACGAGCTGGAGCAGGCCGGTGTGCGCGATGTGCTGGCCCTGCGCGGCGACCGCACCCCGACCCGACCCGAAAGCCCGGACTTCAAGCACGCCAGCGACCTGACCGCCTTTATTAAATGGAAGAAGCCCGGTTTCTCGGTCCACGGTGCCTGCTACCCTGAGGCCCACCCAGAAGCTGCCACCCTGCAGCAGGACGTGGAAAACCTGCGCATTAAGCAGGCCAACGGTGCCGAGCATCTGCTGACCCAGCTGTTCTTTGATAACATGCATTTCTACCGTTTCCTCAATCTGGCCCGCCGCGCCGGGGTAACACTGCCGGTCTCTGCCGGTGTTATGCCCATCGTCAAGCGCAGCCAGATCGAGCGCACCGTCGCTCTTTCCTCCGCCAGCCTGCCCTCGGAGTTCACCCGCATGGTCTCCCGTTTTCAGGATGACCCGGATTCTCTCTATGAGGCCGGCATTGAGTACGCCGTCAACCAGCTGCGCGACCTGATTGAGGGCGGCGCCGACGGCGTGCACCTTTACGCCATGAACGATGCCAATGTGGCCGCCAAGGTCTACGAGGGCATCAAGGACCTGCTGTAA
- a CDS encoding methionine synthase → MERAKPSSIKRATALRYMGASGWQPDDATTALLDRAEEKILAAATPRAAVRRLPRAVFPPPELDCGTDLTRHLQGCDAVLLMAATLGSQVDSLLRRLELTDIAMATAADALSSVLLEQICDELEAEWRAKFAAEHLYLTGRYAPGYGDCPLELNDELCLAVDTVRGCGLAITPQHLLAPRKSTTAILGIADHPVTGTLAGCTTCHLRETCSFRKQGTTCFAK, encoded by the coding sequence ATGGAGCGGGCCAAGCCTTCTTCCATAAAACGTGCTACGGCGCTGCGCTACATGGGTGCATCCGGCTGGCAGCCGGATGATGCCACCACCGCACTGCTGGACCGTGCTGAGGAAAAGATCCTGGCGGCTGCCACGCCGCGGGCCGCTGTGCGGCGGCTGCCGCGGGCGGTGTTTCCACCGCCGGAACTGGACTGCGGCACCGATTTAACGCGCCACCTGCAAGGCTGTGATGCCGTACTGCTGATGGCCGCCACGCTAGGTTCCCAGGTAGATTCGCTGTTGCGGCGGCTGGAGCTGACCGACATTGCCATGGCCACCGCTGCGGATGCCCTGTCTTCGGTTTTGCTGGAGCAGATCTGCGATGAGCTGGAAGCTGAATGGCGTGCCAAATTTGCCGCCGAGCATCTCTACTTAACCGGCCGCTACGCCCCCGGCTACGGGGACTGCCCATTGGAACTGAACGATGAGCTTTGCCTGGCGGTAGATACCGTGCGCGGCTGCGGCCTGGCCATCACGCCCCAGCACTTACTGGCACCGCGCAAAAGCACCACCGCCATTTTAGGCATTGCCGATCACCCCGTGACCGGCACCCTGGCAGGCTGCACCACCTGCCACCTGCGGGAGACTTGCAGCTTCCGCAAACAGGGCACCACCTGCTTTGCTAAATAA